Proteins found in one Fulvitalea axinellae genomic segment:
- a CDS encoding patatin-like phospholipase family protein — protein MTKDTTTKYRIGLAFSGGGAKSMAHLGMLQCLKEYRVEADLIAGVSGGAMVGAFYAAGYSPLETLDFFLETKLFALGNFSFSKMGIIDTLRMEGPMAAFFPENRFEALKKHLVVVTTDLNAPKMVAFEKGELLRPLLASSAFPGMFTPVEIDGVLYADGGITNNFPADLIRDKCDILLGMHLRPVKSRSTETMGNVAELLDRVYDIYSASKVAKRLALCDGLMIPDGVGDYGTFSVKNEDMERIFEIGYESTSKFFREEKGHDLMTRIKELV, from the coding sequence ATGACTAAGGATACAACGACAAAATATCGGATTGGACTGGCTTTTTCAGGAGGTGGCGCAAAAAGTATGGCGCACCTCGGGATGTTGCAATGCCTTAAGGAGTACCGAGTAGAGGCGGACCTGATAGCGGGAGTGAGTGGAGGTGCAATGGTTGGCGCTTTTTATGCGGCAGGGTATTCCCCACTGGAGACCCTTGATTTTTTCTTGGAGACAAAATTGTTTGCGCTGGGAAATTTTTCGTTTTCCAAGATGGGAATTATTGATACCCTGAGAATGGAAGGCCCAATGGCAGCGTTTTTTCCCGAAAATAGGTTTGAGGCGTTGAAAAAGCATCTTGTGGTGGTCACAACAGATTTGAATGCGCCCAAAATGGTGGCATTTGAGAAAGGGGAGTTACTGCGCCCGTTATTGGCCTCCTCGGCTTTTCCCGGAATGTTTACCCCGGTCGAAATCGACGGTGTTTTGTACGCTGATGGAGGTATAACAAATAATTTTCCAGCGGATTTGATTAGGGATAAATGCGATATTCTTTTGGGAATGCACCTAAGGCCTGTAAAAAGCCGGTCAACCGAGACAATGGGCAATGTGGCGGAGCTTTTAGACCGAGTTTATGATATTTATAGTGCGTCGAAGGTGGCCAAACGTCTAGCTCTTTGTGATGGATTGATGATCCCCGACGGTGTTGGTGACTACGGGACATTCTCCGTCAAGAACGAGGATATGGAAAGGATTTTTGAGATCGGTTACGAGTCCACTTCTAAGTTCTTTAGAGAGGAGAAAGGCCATGATTTAATGACCAGAATAAAAGAACTAGTTTAG
- a CDS encoding 30S ribosomal protein THX — MGKGDKKTKRGKIAKGSFGARRPKKTKNATPEMKLVAEKEH, encoded by the coding sequence ATGGGAAAGGGAGATAAAAAGACCAAAAGAGGCAAAATTGCAAAAGGAAGTTTTGGTGCGCGACGTCCCAAGAAGACGAAAAACGCGACGCCGGAAATGAAGTTGGTGGCGGAAAAAGAACATTAG
- a CDS encoding DsbA family protein encodes MTYITMTPRVNVGDYVSGERDSPIIVIEFGDYLSLESKELFKVMMRVRAMNRGKMAYVFRCLPDQRSSPFSDMAGRSVQAAGLQGKYWQMHQKLFETSERVDKDRIYYCAQQLGLDMDAFERELNGQKCLSRMMQDIETANRCGISKGPVIFVNKRKYGGAYEIKAIDDFINNE; translated from the coding sequence ATGACATATATAACGATGACTCCGCGGGTCAATGTGGGGGACTATGTGAGTGGGGAGCGGGATTCGCCGATTATCGTAATTGAGTTCGGAGATTACCTGAGCTTGGAAAGCAAGGAGCTGTTTAAGGTCATGATGCGTGTCCGGGCGATGAACAGAGGCAAAATGGCGTATGTTTTTCGTTGTTTGCCGGACCAAAGGTCAAGCCCGTTTTCCGATATGGCCGGAAGAAGCGTACAAGCGGCCGGTTTGCAGGGGAAGTATTGGCAAATGCACCAGAAGCTGTTTGAGACCAGCGAGAGGGTGGACAAAGACCGGATTTACTATTGTGCCCAGCAGTTGGGCTTGGATATGGATGCTTTTGAGAGAGAGCTTAACGGACAGAAATGCCTAAGCCGGATGATGCAGGATATTGAGACCGCCAACCGGTGCGGGATTTCGAAAGGTCCGGTGATTTTTGTGAATAAGCGTAAATATGGAGGCGCCTACGAAATAAAGGCGATCGACGACTTTATAAACAACGAATAA
- a CDS encoding glycoside hydrolase family 9 protein: protein MIGIIRKSARISFWLCILLLLGSEISFASKIENSLSTKLTPEPDSASIKQGYAHLTYSQIGYDIKRPKYFMFRESGTIRPKKRASFTVRRTTDHKKALSGRLRFEGEKWGERWWKGDFSKLEKKGEYYIQLKIGDNEISSDPSAPISIKKDVLWNSTWELTTLHQLEIRAKESYKPEGGWRDCGSTLQELSSHVIMLNSLCDLWEHARKKIAPSQQDDILRQLIIGTDYIGVCQDKAKELGFGDGPVVHEPRRTQKVITGNSPKASMILARVARIVKEKYPAKSANYIQRSIKAFEWAKSHAPITYSDETDNFSIVHGAPKGMKPPKEWMTRDLVMMMWASLELYKSGQDQYKNDAFEYARKVMARQVPADKAEEGLYGHFYTYDSFDFTEKANIHCGALDKPFKNYNQGGHMPHYLIPMLEMAMIWPEHQDRPKWEKTVRDFAYHYFLPATEQNPFGILPAGYYKGVGLLNFSGWYHGHNNIYGYAGALASVFSRYFDDKQFEKIAYGNLQWITGLHCGFPGADRSSSASMIVGIGNVWKNDWDAMKGTITNGFEAYRQFKLKRPTLADDKPSYFGNEGAIHHCAGWVTGISYFYSDAFSRKKH, encoded by the coding sequence ATGATTGGCATTATCAGAAAATCAGCCCGAATATCTTTTTGGCTTTGCATACTATTACTGTTGGGAAGTGAGATTTCTTTCGCATCCAAGATTGAAAATTCTTTATCAACTAAACTTACTCCGGAACCAGACAGCGCCTCTATAAAACAGGGGTACGCACACCTTACATACTCGCAAATCGGTTATGACATCAAAAGGCCTAAATATTTTATGTTTAGGGAATCCGGCACAATCCGGCCGAAGAAAAGGGCATCGTTTACGGTTAGGCGAACGACCGACCATAAAAAGGCATTGTCCGGACGTTTGCGTTTTGAAGGGGAAAAATGGGGCGAACGTTGGTGGAAAGGCGATTTTTCGAAACTGGAAAAAAAGGGAGAATACTACATCCAGCTAAAAATAGGCGACAATGAAATAAGTAGCGACCCTTCCGCTCCAATCTCCATCAAAAAAGATGTTTTGTGGAACTCGACTTGGGAATTGACCACACTTCACCAACTTGAAATCCGGGCAAAAGAAAGCTACAAGCCCGAAGGCGGCTGGCGAGACTGTGGTAGCACTTTGCAGGAACTCAGCAGTCATGTCATCATGCTGAACTCTCTCTGCGACCTTTGGGAACATGCGAGAAAAAAAATAGCTCCGTCTCAACAGGACGATATTCTTCGCCAACTTATCATCGGCACCGATTATATCGGAGTCTGTCAGGACAAGGCCAAAGAACTGGGCTTCGGAGACGGCCCCGTGGTGCACGAACCCAGAAGAACCCAAAAGGTCATTACCGGAAACTCTCCAAAAGCCTCGATGATATTGGCGAGAGTGGCCCGAATTGTAAAGGAAAAATACCCTGCCAAAAGCGCTAACTATATCCAACGGTCTATCAAGGCTTTTGAATGGGCAAAAAGCCACGCTCCAATCACGTATTCGGACGAAACGGATAATTTCTCAATTGTTCACGGAGCGCCGAAAGGAATGAAACCACCAAAGGAATGGATGACCCGAGATTTGGTTATGATGATGTGGGCCTCTTTAGAACTTTATAAATCAGGGCAAGACCAATACAAGAATGACGCTTTTGAATACGCCCGCAAGGTTATGGCTCGACAAGTGCCCGCTGACAAAGCGGAAGAAGGGCTTTACGGACATTTTTACACGTATGACTCTTTCGATTTTACGGAGAAAGCCAACATCCATTGCGGCGCACTAGACAAGCCGTTCAAGAATTATAACCAAGGCGGACATATGCCTCATTACCTGATTCCGATGCTTGAGATGGCCATGATCTGGCCCGAACATCAGGACAGGCCAAAGTGGGAAAAAACCGTCCGGGATTTCGCTTACCATTATTTCCTGCCGGCTACCGAACAAAATCCGTTCGGCATTCTTCCGGCGGGTTATTACAAAGGTGTCGGGTTGCTGAATTTCAGCGGATGGTATCATGGCCATAATAATATTTATGGCTATGCCGGAGCTTTGGCCTCCGTTTTCTCAAGATATTTTGACGACAAACAATTCGAAAAAATCGCATACGGAAACCTTCAATGGATCACCGGTCTACATTGTGGTTTTCCGGGCGCCGACAGAAGCTCTTCCGCTTCGATGATCGTAGGGATCGGGAATGTGTGGAAAAACGATTGGGACGCAATGAAAGGAACGATCACAAACGGATTTGAAGCGTATAGGCAATTCAAGCTCAAACGCCCAACTTTGGCCGATGACAAACCCAGTTATTTCGGCAACGAAGGCGCCATCCATCATTGCGCCGGCTGGGTGACGGGAATCAGCTATTTCTATTCCGACGCTTTCAGCAGAAAGAAGCATTAA
- a CDS encoding M43 family zinc metalloprotease, with the protein MRRLSGLAGLFFMFLGVTLLGGRVQAQDRCRVPSMFSDPEMERVQREAFEIWMKQKATEEKMLRQSRSFLMSAEQEVIRIPVVVHIIHNGEPYGVGPNIPDEQVLSQIRVLNEDFQRNNPDKENTPEDFRSVAANIGVEFVLAKQTPEGRETTGIVRIDGGRTSWVDITQNGSAGVRAEREMKAMSTWDPASYVNVWVANIGNNIFGFSRLPLGDLGGLGGSFSKDLDGVVVSYQRFGSEDHGAFPSLIHDETNKGRTLTHEMGHYLGLLHTWGSGESNFSCSSVNDYCDDTPITKSGHSSADFKCDHPHVGGCGEVVMFQNFMDYSADRCMNLFTEDQKFRIRTVLESSYLRKTLSSSKGLEDASDEPFYDLALKEVTRPVIVTGFGSSPMEITVENKGRADVSSFKVVVNSESAGIGEVEANVELELPSGEAKTLNLNWAEGIIPEGTHTLEVRLEKPNNDVDENTSNDAKYIKFTQNKLVTEVPSRENFSETPEWSVAYDGFVSPILGKKDSLVGDMTKVAYGNGMWLVSPLLDLRGLVESSMSFKYRFDRKGEENPSGKIEVLLSEAVPENYETSLFSTDFDSNTEEWRSVFLNLSDYAGKENVRVAIKVTGAGTGIVSLDDVNIYDTYGQKAHAPEGEIIVYPNPLPGNSGKRVLHVTANLLEEQELKVYVFGSGGYKLQEAVLPEALNHTRLLNFANYPRGVYIVRVKSREFTKSFRVLVK; encoded by the coding sequence ATGAGACGTTTATCCGGTTTGGCGGGGTTATTTTTTATGTTTCTAGGAGTAACGCTCCTTGGTGGGCGCGTGCAGGCGCAGGATCGTTGTAGAGTGCCGTCGATGTTCTCGGATCCCGAGATGGAGCGGGTTCAGAGAGAGGCTTTTGAGATCTGGATGAAACAGAAGGCGACGGAAGAAAAAATGTTGAGGCAATCCAGATCATTCTTGATGAGCGCCGAGCAGGAGGTGATACGCATACCCGTGGTCGTACACATTATCCATAATGGCGAACCGTATGGAGTGGGACCGAATATTCCCGACGAGCAAGTGCTTTCCCAGATTCGCGTATTGAACGAGGATTTCCAACGGAATAACCCTGATAAGGAAAATACTCCCGAAGACTTTAGGTCAGTGGCAGCGAATATTGGCGTTGAGTTCGTGTTGGCGAAACAAACCCCTGAAGGTCGCGAAACCACTGGAATTGTAAGGATTGACGGTGGGCGTACATCTTGGGTGGATATCACTCAAAACGGCTCCGCGGGCGTACGGGCTGAGAGGGAGATGAAAGCTATGAGCACATGGGATCCGGCAAGCTATGTCAATGTTTGGGTAGCCAATATCGGAAATAACATTTTTGGTTTTTCCCGCTTGCCGTTAGGGGATTTAGGTGGTTTGGGTGGTAGTTTCTCCAAAGATCTTGATGGAGTTGTTGTTTCCTATCAACGTTTCGGTTCCGAAGACCATGGGGCCTTTCCGTCGCTGATACATGATGAGACAAACAAAGGCCGTACACTGACCCACGAAATGGGACATTACCTGGGCCTACTTCATACTTGGGGTAGCGGAGAGAGTAATTTCTCTTGCAGTTCAGTAAATGACTATTGTGATGACACCCCGATAACTAAAAGTGGCCATTCTTCTGCGGATTTTAAGTGTGATCACCCGCATGTAGGTGGGTGCGGTGAAGTGGTAATGTTCCAAAACTTTATGGATTATTCGGCCGACAGGTGCATGAACCTGTTTACCGAAGACCAGAAGTTCCGTATTCGTACCGTGTTGGAGAGTTCTTACCTGAGAAAGACTTTGTCGTCTTCAAAAGGATTAGAAGATGCCAGTGACGAGCCTTTCTATGATTTGGCATTGAAAGAGGTGACCCGCCCGGTAATCGTAACAGGTTTCGGGTCGTCACCGATGGAAATTACCGTGGAGAATAAGGGAAGGGCAGACGTAAGCTCTTTCAAAGTTGTAGTGAATTCCGAATCCGCCGGAATAGGAGAAGTGGAGGCGAATGTAGAATTAGAGCTTCCCTCTGGCGAGGCTAAGACATTGAACCTGAATTGGGCGGAAGGAATCATCCCAGAAGGTACACACACCTTGGAAGTGCGTTTGGAGAAGCCAAATAATGATGTTGACGAGAATACCTCGAATGATGCCAAGTATATAAAATTCACCCAAAACAAATTGGTTACGGAAGTGCCTTCCCGTGAGAATTTCTCCGAAACGCCGGAATGGAGTGTGGCTTATGACGGTTTTGTAAGTCCGATTTTAGGAAAAAAGGATTCTTTGGTTGGGGATATGACAAAAGTTGCCTACGGCAATGGGATGTGGTTAGTGTCGCCACTTTTGGATCTTAGGGGATTGGTGGAAAGCTCGATGTCTTTCAAATATCGTTTTGACAGAAAAGGGGAAGAGAATCCGTCCGGTAAAATAGAGGTTTTGCTTTCGGAAGCCGTTCCCGAAAATTATGAAACGTCATTGTTCTCCACTGATTTCGATTCAAATACAGAAGAGTGGAGAAGCGTGTTCCTGAATCTTAGTGATTATGCCGGTAAGGAAAATGTTAGGGTCGCCATAAAAGTGACGGGCGCAGGCACGGGAATAGTCAGTCTTGACGATGTCAATATATACGATACCTACGGACAAAAAGCCCATGCGCCGGAGGGCGAGATTATCGTATATCCGAATCCGTTGCCGGGAAATTCAGGGAAAAGAGTCCTTCACGTAACCGCTAACCTTCTGGAAGAGCAGGAATTGAAAGTGTATGTGTTCGGGTCCGGAGGGTATAAGCTTCAGGAAGCGGTATTGCCCGAAGCGCTGAACCATACAAGGCTACTCAATTTTGCTAATTATCCGAGAGGCGTTTATATCGTAAGAGTAAAATCGAGAGAATTTACGAAATCGTTCCGGGTTTTGGTTAAATGA